One part of the bacterium genome encodes these proteins:
- a CDS encoding four helix bundle protein yields the protein MNGPKPKTARFDLEERTAKFGSDIIRFAKTIPDTPVARPLVSQLVRAATSVGANYCEADDAESRKDFLHKLGICRKEAHETKHWLRMVVVAAPELRAEGRALWREARELNLIFNAIIRNTRAKSADDAE from the coding sequence GTGAATGGGCCGAAACCGAAGACCGCACGGTTTGACCTCGAAGAGCGAACCGCGAAGTTCGGCTCCGACATCATACGTTTTGCGAAAACCATCCCCGACACACCGGTAGCGCGGCCGCTGGTCTCGCAACTGGTACGGGCCGCGACCAGCGTCGGTGCCAACTACTGTGAAGCGGACGATGCGGAATCTCGAAAGGACTTCCTGCACAAGTTGGGAATCTGCAGGAAGGAGGCGCACGAGACCAAGCACTGGCTGAGGATGGTCGTGGTTGCTGCTCCTGAGCTTCGGGCAGAGGGCCGCGCGCTCTGGCGGGAAGCACGCGAACTGAACCTCATCTTCAACGCCATCATTCGGAACACTCGCGCGAAATCAGCCGATGACGCCGAGTAG